A segment of the Triticum urartu cultivar G1812 chromosome 1, Tu2.1, whole genome shotgun sequence genome:
tgattggataaacatttgaacctagctattatgaaggaaattttgtattgacaacagttttagatagcaggagacgcctagcctgctctgccttctgctagcttatttctggcttcttccatctcttctttgacttgggtgaagagagcatatgattgctcttttcgcttcttcaggaactcagctacattctcaagggatgctacacgctttctttcagcctttactaatgccatgaggacacgaacagctgacgtctccacctggcttgtgtgtaatccaacatcatctgggaatttgcaccttgtgtctaatccagcatcattagggaactggcaccttgtctgtaatccagcctcattttggaaacatgatctcgaggttgaccatacttccctcctcgcaggaactgcatccagacatgaagttacttcttttttagatcaatactcggagcaacctagatccatttagtagaagccagataaacagaactcggagaagtgaattcaaaagggaaaaaaataaaaacagactacaaggtgagaacacccacttcctacatcaagctaaaaacgaaagcattaggacgaataagactcttcttattacacatcgaagaacaccacgcttaagagaaacagaaactacaacatatacacatcgaagaacacgaggctacacgaaagtaattgaaagggtgttacttaccaaagctcgttttacaggttcggtgcagctcctctttaacttgccacactccttgaagatgtcccgaatatcccgtgtttggtattcattgctcctctgcatgttcgcactcgtggttttaaaatctcaacatggcaagaaaaatatactactagtaatactcgagcatcttgtgggcaacattaaagcactcgtctgccatgttagagcatctccaacagaatcgCAATACATGGCGCTTTAAAAAAGCGTTTACAATGCTGAGATCGAGAAGTAGATACTAGAGAGTAGAGGATAGTGCTcagcatagatagataaaaaagataattcaactactcctcgtcgtccgactcctcctcggtgatgtcctcctccgacgtctgACTGTAGGCATGAAGATACCGATCGTCGTCAGATTCCCAGGGCGACGCTGCTCCTAGCCTCATGTTGAATTGAGCATCCGCTTTTCGCCTACGCTTGTCCTCGCGATAGGCGGCTCACTCCGCCCTCCTCTTATCCCTCTCCGTCCTCCTTTGCGTGTAGAACTCGCGCTCGTTGATGATGTCATGCGGGAAGTGTTGGTGCCACAgcaccatggcttcctcgtccATCTCGGTGATGCCGAGACGGTGCTCCCGCCTCCGGTTGTCGCGACGATCCTCGTCGGTGCTAAGCCGCGGCAGAGGCGCGAGCTCCTGCGCCCGCTCCCGCGTTGGCACGTTGGGGAAGTTCAATGTTCTATGAGGCCACCGGAGGCGCCACACCGTCGCGTCGTATGCGCGGGCGGCCTCGTTGGCGGTGTCGAAATTGCTGAGGCCGAGGCGCATCCCGCGGAACTGGATCTCGGCGGAGAAGCCGCCGGAGGGGCGCACGCGGACGCCGCGGTATCCCCAAGTTTCCCAGCGACGCGGCGGCATGGTGGCGCGGCGGCGAGGCGAAAAATAGCGGGGAGAGAACGGTGGCGAGGCACAGAGCGGGGAGAGAGCAGTGGCAAGGCACAGAGCGGTGGGAGGGCGTTGGATTTTATAAAGCGCGCCGGACGCCGCGCGCCAAAACTAGCGCACGCCCAACCGCTTTTTCCCGCGCGCGCGATCCTTTCCCGACATCTCTtctatctctactctcttctctactgttatatttattttatatttaatatttaatatttatctctacttcctttactgtctactttttttctctatactttttttcttgcaatataggccgtccgatttatatctgatagataggaaggaaacaaatgggaattttgcaaaaagatacccatacccctctccagatttgcaaagaaggccttccctcgttcatcattttctcccacaagataaactactcatacaaatgcatcttgatgcgtgcaacgcatgggcatcttgctagttctaaaaacctttccatcatttgccacactactggttgcagatgaaaaacctacccaagcacagcgtgatacaggagcgacgcacaattacaagctgatattctgttggacaatggaggctataaccaattagttttacgggaacaatagcaccccgaaaatttgaagggtaggtatgaacaaaactggaactgcacatgtactgctaagtgattcaatacacacattaccaatcgaggaggagaacgatggtcgcggaggcctctgtgagtcatggtcggcaacgggagtcagttcattgtccacgacggtggtacttctgcgcttggcgtcggcttccgggaagcagatccgggaccgtggaagacgatgccggggaagaggctccgtgtacgacgacaacggtggaccggctccaatgcggcgtacgaggtcgtcgatgaggcagatgcgctgcaatggacgagtgcgccgatgtaaagcggaggagcacgaaggctgcggtgccgtggagaagtctattttgcggtggggatagaaaatggggagtattcaggtgtactactctgggtgccggggtggggttggctgggtagggtgaacctgaagttacgaaaacagccccctaccaagcatcatccgtaggcctgttccgaaggctatgatggcaacttcccactgctcgaatcagggtcgcgggagattttcccaccgacctcaaaattttgtgacactggactccccgtgtggcatgttgagtgattcggctaagcaactagcgagtagtagtagtaaactctgcatattaggtttgaccgaagtcaaacttcctaaagtttgaccaagtttatagaaaaatataaacatttaccataacaaatatgtatgatgtgaaagtacattcaataatgaatctaatggtatttatttgttattgtatatgttaatattttttgttataagctttctgagagtttacaaaacttgactttgaccaatgctaatacgcggacttcaataaaaacggagggagtacacatttattttcttagtttgtagtgaactaatcatttgttgaaattgtgaaataaatatattaggctattgacttcaaatgtaatggtctatacaattcaatagttacaatcattgtcgaatcccaagatgtatacaaggtctatagtacttcacaacatgctcaaactcacataatcctagtcaaatgagaatctaaatgcatttcatagttattactttgtaggatgcaacaaaaacaaccataactctacatcagccattatagaagcaacattttgacatatcccaatgtgtgagtgaaacgtgcagagagagcttttgaagatggagcagatagggcgagaaagattgtatgtatgtggacgagagagtaggagacaaacctaacgacacagcaagagagatagagagagaaagagagagaggaagaag
Coding sequences within it:
- the LOC125522594 gene encoding ethylene-responsive transcription factor 2-like, with translation MPPRRWETWGYRGVRVRPSGGFSAEIQFRGMRLGLSNFDTANEAARAYDATVWRLRWPHRTLNFPNVPTRERAQELAPLPRLSTDEDRRDNRRREHRLGITEMDEEAMVLWHQHFPHDIINEREFYTQRRTERDKRRAE